In Flammeovirgaceae bacterium 311, one DNA window encodes the following:
- a CDS encoding hypothetical protein (COG0085 DNA-directed RNA polymerase, beta subunit/140 kD subunit) gives MSEHITHIAVYEDACSLIAFSPSFPQVFKTSVSRYPDCGLMASASRGNHLHALPILARVKDKDQPTEDDLKLMAAALGWIIHRAADLTVKPLYRITGKEYAVSGIPEYVHEIYHDAATFRYVYDEGRRKSVSPHVHLSAATLEEAMKSHPASKVVDAESVEFLVAGLVHGDLMGLQHFSTQAPKDLNSALNTFFARRQRLYEDLRIYIQAYQDPDANLYRKFVTDSNYYNEQDELLRLVRSLQKGKAEASISLDAALEQAPKQSIYTQALHRSYQFLDTARKYFTDEISASAAYDALEIFPKEHRLVN, from the coding sequence ATGTCTGAACACATCACCCATATCGCTGTATACGAAGACGCTTGTTCCCTGATAGCATTCAGCCCCTCATTTCCCCAGGTATTCAAAACAAGTGTTAGCCGCTACCCCGATTGCGGCCTGATGGCGTCTGCCAGCCGGGGCAACCATTTACATGCCTTGCCCATTTTGGCACGGGTAAAGGACAAGGACCAGCCTACGGAAGATGACCTAAAGCTAATGGCTGCCGCCCTGGGCTGGATCATTCACCGGGCCGCAGATTTAACAGTAAAGCCGCTCTACAGAATTACAGGCAAAGAGTATGCAGTATCAGGCATACCAGAGTATGTACATGAGATTTACCATGATGCCGCCACCTTCCGGTATGTGTATGATGAGGGCAGGAGAAAGTCGGTTTCTCCACATGTCCATCTTTCTGCGGCTACCCTGGAAGAGGCCATGAAATCGCACCCCGCCTCAAAGGTAGTAGATGCAGAATCGGTTGAGTTCCTGGTAGCGGGCCTAGTGCATGGCGATCTAATGGGCCTGCAGCATTTCAGCACCCAGGCACCAAAAGATCTGAATTCAGCCCTGAATACATTTTTTGCAAGAAGGCAGCGCCTCTACGAAGATCTTAGGATATACATCCAGGCCTACCAGGATCCGGATGCTAATCTGTACCGAAAATTTGTAACCGATTCTAATTATTATAATGAGCAGGATGAGCTACTGCGCCTGGTTCGTTCCCTGCAGAAAGGAAAAGCAGAGGCTTCCATCTCACTTGATGCTGCCCTTGAGCAAGCGCCAAAACAGAGTATCTATACCCAGGCACTCCACAGGTCATACCAATTTTTAGATACGGCCCGGAAATATTTTACCGACGAAATCTCTGCTTCTGCCGCTTACGATGCCCTGGAGATATTTCCGAAAGAACACAGACTAGTCAACTAA